A part of Schistosoma mansoni strain Puerto Rico chromosome W, complete genome genomic DNA contains:
- a CDS encoding putative wd and tetratricopeptide repeat protein has product MSDGHHGCVNCLEWNECGSYLASGSDDRRLIIWDPFERKPLLTMNTGHVANIFSVKFLSSLNENLIVTGAADSKIRVHDIKALETRHVFSCHSGRVKRLANTPSEPFLFWSASEDGTCRQFDLRDPDQTSVNKPCNVLVNLRFQDNVFAEAKCIAVNPLKSELVAVGGNEPFVRMFDRRKLTLSTYDSATPQEGM; this is encoded by the exons ATGTCAGAT GGTCATCATGGTTGTGTTAACTGCTTAGAATGGAATGAGTGTGGTTCTTATCTTGCTAGTGGTTCAGATGATCGGCGTCTAATTATCTGGGATCCATTTGAGCGTAAACCTCTTTTAACGATGAACACTGGTCATGTGGCGAATATATTTTCTGTTAAATTCTTATCTAGTCTGAAT GAGAATCTCATCGTAACGGGTGCAGCTGATAGCAAAATTCGTGTACATGACATTAAAGCACTAGAGACTCGGCATGTGTTTTCTTGTCATTCAGGTCGCGTTAAACGATTGGCAAATACTCCATCTGAACCATTCTTATTTTGGTCAGCCTCAGAAGATGGAACCTGTAGACAGTTTGACCTACGAGATCCTGATCAG ACTTCTGTAAATAAACCATGTAACGTATTAGTCAACTTACGATTTCAAGATAACGTTTTTGCCGAAGCCAAGTGTATCGCAGTAAATCCATTAAAGTCTGAGTTGGTTGCTGTCGGTGGGAATGAACCGTTTGTACGAATGTTTGATCGACGTAAATTAACACTTTCTACATATGATAGTGCTACACCACAGGAGGGCATGTAA